From the genome of Nicotiana sylvestris chromosome 1, ASM39365v2, whole genome shotgun sequence:
ACTTTAtgttgatgatctaacaaacttatcaTTCAAAACTAGATAAGGAATCTGTTACACAtctacaagaccttgagatcacaaagttctaGGTTAGGATCCAGCCCTTGGGAAAGCAAGGTTAATGTtattactgaatcaaaggacCTGCAGGAGATGACCATAGAagagctggttggaaatctgaagacttacgagatgaagaggaagatagacagggaaagaagagaaccaaagaaagaaaagaacctcgtactcaaagctgatagcaatgactcaagtgaggaagagtAGATGGAACAGCTtagggaacaggtccctaccagttcccgagaaaactgtatgaagtcaactctccaacAGGAAAGTTGTTGCATGCACACGCTATTGTACAGAAACAGTACAACAGTCAACTTTCTATGGAAGGTtctttacctaccttgcttacatcattgtaggTGATATCACACATGTATAAATACATTCAAGGAAGGTAAAATGATTTACTTTATGAGAGAATcagataaaggacctgaagcatgtATGGTACAATTATTCAggttaatcgactcaagataatctggaCAGTGTGCTTTAGATTCACAAGAACTAGATTAGGGACCTAATACCTTGGTGTTCCCCTGATAGAAGTATAAGTCAATTGTACAGTTGaaaagcaactgcagaaagtgattGCATAtaacagtgcagcagtcacttcccattaAGATTGGACATCACTAAGGTAATGTCTTTTATAGTATAAACCTTATGCAAGGCACAAGATCCATGTTCCAAAACTTGCAAAATAAGAAACGAAAAATCCTCTCTCAAGTCCTAAGAACAACCTCTCTTAAGAATAAAGTtgttgcaacctcaaggaccagatccaagattgaagatatcttaagtccctaggtttgttgagtctttgctAATTGTTCTTCAATGTAACTcttatcttgctttcttagaaactgttttttaggaaacccaaaatcacaaaccctctaagtttgtgtcttggttagagttagtcgagttgtaaagtctttgtaactagagagttacaaagtggcttgtaatagtgttattagaagttagagtgattaaagtctttatcactagagagtgacaaagtggcttgtggtgagagtatcacaagttagtcaaagtctttgtaactagataGTAACAAAGTGGTTTGAGGTGAgcgtaccacaagttagttgagttgaatcctttgtaatatagttattacaaattgGCTTGTAATTggggtttacaagttagtgaagttgaaagcctacaagtgtatgtcgtggtttttgtccccttgagttgggatttttccacgtaaaaatcctttgtgttctttatttattgccgATCTACTGTGGGAACAaatagagaacctgattccctatactGGCTGGTTTTATAGTCTGTTGCTTACAGTAGGAACTCATAGAGAATCTAGTTCTCTATACAATGGGAAATTATCATGTGTCTCATTTACGTACTTGTTCAGTAGTTAGCACTGTACCAAACcgatataggaccagatcgctaCACAGTTTGGTTCATTAGTATATTCATCGTAAATtcatagagaacctggttctctatatagtCTGGTGGATGCATAGTTTCTAACAAAATCAATCCCGGAAAGGATCATCTTCATCGGGAACCCCGCTTACGTCAGGTATTCCTAGAGCCTGGGCTTCCCTAATAGCCTCCTCAGAATAAGTCGGTAACAATGGAGAGTGACCTATTGTTATGGCCCCGACCAAATCACCTAGGGCACTCTGTTCGGTCCTGGGGACTTCGGACCTATCCTTTTTGGTATGCTTGTTAAAGGCCGAGAAACAATTACAACCTTGAGCGATTCAGGGGCTCTGCCCGCGTCTTTCTTAGGAGCTTCCTCACCACGAGGTAGGGTCTCCGATTCGGAGGGTTTGGCACCCTCAACTGGCTTCCTGGCTCGGGTCACCAACGTCGGTTCTTTGCcctcgtcttcttcttcatcattcagTTGGTGGACTAAGTCTATGTCCATGTGGATGAGGTTCCTCTCGTGTCTTCAAGTAGGACCCCTTCTATCTTGGGGGTCTTCAGGCTTCAAAACCCTTGTTCTCTTATTATCATTCCTCAATTTTGGAATCGGGGACTCGATCTCTTCAAAGACAAGAggagttgctctgatggtaagcgacctccacttccaaccaagaggttgtgagttcgagtctccccaagagcaaggtgggaagttattggagggaaggatgctgagggtctatttggaaacagcctctctacctcagggtaggggtaaggtttgagtacacactaccctccccagatcccactaagtgggattatactgggttgttgttgttgttgactcGATCTCTTCCCAAGGAGGGGCCGACCACATTTTGGAGAAATCTCCAACGCCTGCATAAGTGAAAGTTAGGTATGAGAAAAGGAATGTCTCCAATAAAGAGGAAAGCGTAAATAACTTACAAGAAGAACTTACCGTggtgttttgcttcccatctacCCCTCGCTAAATCACGCTAGCGGCCTTCATCATACGAGGAGGTCGCAGCTAGTTTTAGGACCCAACCTTCAAGGTCGAGGACCGCATGGGGCATCTAAACGAATGAATCGGTTCATCCAGCCCCAATCTTTATAATTGTCGTTGCTAGCAAATAAGGACTTGGTCGACCAGCATTGGATCTTGATCAACCCTCGGAAAAGCTGAGGTTGGTACAATCGGATAAGATGACTAAGGGTGAACTTTAGCCCCTCGGCCTTGCTGGAGAAATAGTGAGCATGATCACTATGCACCAGAAAGAAGGGTGGATCTGGCCGAGGGTGACTTATATCTATTGTAGAAGCCGATCACGATTGGATCGAGGGGACCCAATGTGAAGGAGTAAGTGTAACCACTTAGGAACCCCTCTATATGAGTGGTGATGCTCTCCTCGGGGGTAGGGATCTGTATCATAACCGCATCCCCCCCAACCACAATCCTTTTTCATAGCCTCGAGGTGTTTCTCCATTATCGAACAGATATACCACGATGCATGCTTACATCGGCCAAGAACCACGGGGGGattttcaactttgaagtctttctTTATGATGCAAGCACCGGGAACGATCTCGTGAAGGGTCAGTGCTTTGTCACCGGCCGGACAGGAAGAAGAGGAGGAAGCTTTCTCCTTTTAAGGATTTGTTTTAGAGGTTTTCGCTATTGATTCAGGTTTAGAGAAGCAGAAAGAGGTGAATTTTGGTGTTTTTCGGCGTTAACAAGGAAGAAGTAGTAGGTGCTGAGAGAAAGAAATAAAGAGGGGGAGAGATATCAGAGAAGTTATGAGGAGGCTTAAAGATGGAAGTAAAGTTCTCAATTCGAAGAAGGGGCCTTGTATTTATAGGCGAACGACGACGGTTTGGTGGTGCTAGTGGCCGACCACCACTGGCAAGCATTTAGTGTTTTGGGGAAGCAAACCAACGGGATGTTTCTATCACTTTGAGTGCATATGTCACGGGAATGATATCATAATCAGGGGCTCCGAAAAATTGAGGCTCAAATCATTTCTTATCGtcttactctaagaaatgcggaaaCTATCTATGTATGGTCCAAATCAGGTATGCTCGATTTCATAGGCTCGAGAGGTCACTCCGAAAACAAGTTCAAGATAGACCGGGCTCGAGCCCGATGGCAGAGTACAAGACTCAAAGATCGAAGTGCTTGATGAACACCGAGGCTAAGTATGACCAACCTTGAGATAATACCGTTATGATTTCATAACAGAAAGAGCGAGATTCCTGCCATGGCCCTAAGATCACGGCGTGAATTCCGGAATGGATTTGTACTAGGCAGATAGACAACTATATAATAAGATTCCTTACTacaattagaagtgtaccttatttaggattcccctactatataaaggagatcACAATCATTTGTAACGCATCAATCCTTGGTAAAGGAATATTCATTCTTCACTTTATTGCTTATTACTCATCAGAATTGTCTTTTATTTATTGTTCTTACTGGCCTAACTCGAGGCCATCTCAGCTCGAGGTCGAGACTGACTTGCACACTGGTTTGATTCAACTCATTTCATTAATATATATGTTTGTTTCCTAGATTATCAGTTGGTATTgtactaaatcacatatctttaagacctcaatacaagtttaattgttactcagaTTTTAAGGTAAACAATAAAAAGTAGGAATTTGAGATCTTCAATGCCGTCATATTATACATACCTAAAGCCAGGAGCGTGGGCACAACTAAGGAACTCCAAAATCACTACTAAATCAAGACCAAACGATGCTCAATCTCAAATTGCAATGTGCCAGCAAATACCCAATTCAGAAGAGACCTTGTAGCACTAACCACAGAGGGCTTAATTCCTTGTTTCAATTTGAAGATTGCGAACCACCATCCTTGCTGCCTTCGGAGAAAGAAGCTCACTGCAGTTGCACCCATCTTTTCTAAACCTAATAATTGTGATACATCTCTCGTTACCATCTAATTAAATCTGACTTCTTTCCTATTATATTTTGCTTTTTTAGGTGGATTTTTAGTTTATGTGGCTTTAGGATTAATGTAAGTAGTGCTGTTAGGTTAAATTGGGGCAACGAAGAAATTAATGTGCTTAGTAGATTGTAGTTACATCAATGAAGTATTCTACGGTCTATTAAAATTTTAAGGGGCTATAGAGGGATAATAGGACTCTCGCAACTCACAGTTATGGTGTTGTTAACTATCTAAATAACTAACACTAGTGGCCGGACATAATGCAAGTTGGATAGTCAGTGTTGGGCGATTTGCACAGATAGGATCATTTAGTGACACTATTTAACTTTTGATTCCGCTaagaaaagttttaaaaaaatcacGCTAACAATGTTAACGCattctaggagctgaagttttgttttgtaattgttgaacttcaGCACTCTAGGAGCtaaagttttattttatatttgttgaacttcaacattctaggagctgaagttttattttgtatttgctgaacttcagcattctaggagttaaagtttttattttatatttgctAAACTTCAATATTCTCAGAGCTGAAGTTATGTTCTacctttctttgaagttaaatgGCTTTAAAATATAACTTAAGCCAAATTATGCTAAAGTTTTAACTGATTATTTTGATAATGTTCTGAAGTTATTTTTCCGATCTTTTATTTTTCAGTTCTGCAACCCTTTTCTGTCGTTTTTCCTGCAGATGATATCATAAAGCAAGGGGTAAGCTAATTCCAAGAGATCGTGAGAGAAACTATTGTGTATAATAAATTTCACATGCATGTGCCATTCTTGTGGCAGATAACTTGGAATATAGGACATGTAGTAGTCAGTTGTTGTATGTTTAAGAAGGATGATTCAGGGAAAGACACTAATCACACCTACTTTAACCAGCGTGTGGAGTTTTATTTACTCGTCCTTCAATATAGAATATGGTAGCTGATAAGATTAAATAAAAACTTTACAGATCCAATCAATAATACTTATACAAAGTCTCATGTGtttgagagagaaaagaagaagaggaaaagaagaggaggaagaaaggAGCGCATAGGTCAGGAGGAAGAAGATGAGGCATCTGAAGTTGTCAAAATTAGGGTATAAGTTAAAGAATTTTAAAAATATGGGTACAGGTTAAATGGGGGCAACCAAATAGGGCACCCCGTGTAATTTTTACGTTTTAAAAAGGTTCAAATTCAGCCTTCAATGTTAGGGGCTGGCCTAATGACATTTGAAtagggcatttgcatctatacccaattttgggtcacattttaacttatacccgctttgcaaaaaaaattgcaagcataCCCACTTTTCGGGTAACTTCAGATATACGGGCCTGAAGTTGCAAAATTTTATGTAAAAATTACACGGTGCACCATATTTGGTcgtccccatttaacctatacctatttttttaaaatgttttaacttgtacccacttttaaaataacttgagccctctttctcctccttcatctcctcttcgttttcttcttcttctttcttctgctgttgttggtgctgctatgaaacttcaattcatgggatgattgtcataagcatgtttatcagattatttaaaaataaattataaataattacgtaagttagtagacaataatttgtgaatattttcacGTACAGAAAGTTTAAGGTCACACTTAGtgattcttttcatgataattctgtttttttcacgtttattgtttcaaAAATTTAAGATTTAGATACtattggcaatctgattattttataGTAGTAATACACTATGAGAGAATAAGGTGactatttatctagtatgttagaaagctttttttAAAACTTTAGCTTAtgtagtgctgaagtttttacagatgaactaaataacttcagcatcttctgctgaagtttttgaaaaagctttatgacaaaactaatgattccaggacaaaaaaacttcagcttatttagtgcttaagtttttataaatgaactaaataacttcaacatcttctgctgcAGTTTCtaaaaaagcttaatgacaaaactagtGAATCCAGCGCAAAAAATTTcaacttatttagtgctgaagtttttataaataaactaaataacttcagcatcttctgctaaaaattttgaaaaagcttaatgacaaaactaatgaatccaggacaaaaaaacttcaactACTAGAAttcttaagttcagcaattacaaacaaaaacttcagaaaatagagaacaaaactttagtaattatgcttaagttcagcaattacaaacaaaaaatttggcacacttggttcaacaatttttgctacttcaagcccgtctactagaatgctaaagttttgcgtgattgcctttgctactttaggcccgtatgctgaagttacgcgaaaaagtgagtacacttgtaattttctttttacaaagcaggcacaagttaaaatgtgacccaaaaatcgggtatagatgcaaatgccccaaaaTTTATGTCTAAAGTTTGAACTTCAGAATGTTATGCCTGAAGTGTAGCCTTATCAAAGCAAAACTTTAGATATTTTTGCCTAAAATTTTGCCTGACTTTCAAAGGTAATCATGCAAACTTTAGTTTATAGTGCAATGTCAAACTTCAGTTCAATAAAACTACAGCATGTTTTGGCTGAATTCTTTgctttgtaattgctgaacttcagcattctaggagcTGATGTTTTGTTTTATAATTggtgaacttcagcattctaggagctaaagttttgttttgtatttgctgAGCTTCAACattctaggagctgaagttttattttgtatttgttgaacttcagcattctaggagTTTAAGTTTTTGTTATATATTTATTAAACTTCAGTATTCTTAGAGCTGAAGTTGTGTTTTACCTTTTTTTGAAGTTAAATGGCTTTAAAATATAACTTAAGCGAAATTATGCTGAAGTTTTAACTGATTTTTTTGATAATGTTTTGAAGTTATTTTTcctatcttttattttttcagTTCTGCAACCCTTTGTTGTCGTTTTTCCTGCAAATGATATCATAAAGCAAGGGGTAAGCTAATTCCAAGAGATCGCGAGAGCAACTATTGTGTATAATAAATTTCACATGTATGTGCCATTCTTGTGGCAGGTAACTTTGAATAGAGGACATGTAGTAGTCATTTGTTGTTGTATGTTTAAGAAGGATGGATCAAGGAAAGACACAAATCACACCTACTTTAACCAGCTTGTGGACTTTTATTTACTCGTATTTCAACATAGAATATGGTAGTTGATAAGATTTAATAAATAATTTACAAATCCAATCATAATAATTATACAAAGTCTCATGTGtttgagagagaaaagaagaagaggaaaagaagagGAGAAAGAAAGGAGCGCATAGGTCAGGAGGAAGAAGAGGAGGCATCTGAAGTTGTCAAAATTAGGGTATATGTTACAGAATTTTAAAAtataggtataggttaaatgggggtgaCCAAATAGGCCACCCCGTATAATTTTTAccatttaaatgttgtatttcaATTAAATACATGTTATTGGACTTGACAAATTAATCCAACTCTACTGATCTATATATTTatttgggcctggttgatttatGCAATAGTCCTTTTATAGGCCATCAATTACATTTTGTTCCCATTTTGAAAAGTTGTGCAAATGTAACACTTAAATAAGTTACCTTTCCAGATAATGTTAGATTTAGGTCTAAAATTTTATAAGTTGTTAGAAGTGTTAGACGAAGTCTAATGTTTTGTTTGTAAGGTTAAGAAATATATTATAGGTCTGTCATATGATTTTGTATACGATGGAAATCAAGTATGCCCAATTTCATGGGCTCGAGGGTCACTTTGAGAGCAAGATTGAAATAGACCAGGCATGGGCCCGATGGCAAAGTACAAGCTTCGAAGATCAAAGTGCTCTATGAACATCGAGGCCCAGTATGACCGACCTCGAGATAGTACTGTTATGGTTCCAAAACAGAAAGAGCGAGATTCCCGCAGTGGCCCTAAGATCACGGCGTAAATTCCAGAACGGATTTGTGCTACGCGGTTAGACAGGTGTATAATAAGAATCATTACTACAATTGGAAGTGTGCCTTATTtaggattcccctactatataaaggggaccccaatcatttgtaacgcATCAATCATAGACAAGAGAATATACATTCTTCACTTTCTTGCTTATTGCTCACTAGAATTATCTTTTAGCTTTATTGTCCTTATTGACCTACCTCGAGGCCACCTTAGCTCGAGGTTGAGACTGGCTTGTTTACTGGTTTGATTCAACTTATTTCTTTAGTTTATACATTTGATTCTTTGATTATTAGTTGGTAttggattaaatcacatatctttaataACTCAATACGAATTTAATTGTTACTCCAGTTttaaggtaaatagtttggcgcccactgcagggctaaggataatagtgattgttccAGTACTGATTCTTATAACACACATTATTTTCACACTagttcttgtcaagaatttttgttctcaggttaaaacatgtcaaactcacaaaacgcaCTTGTACATGGCGATGATGGTCTGGGATTTCATGAGGAAAACGATAATGTGGTTTCTCTAGGAGCCGGTGTGCCACCAATTAACCCTGGGGAAGTGCCGGTTGTCGATCCATTCAATGTTAGTTCGCATATTACTTTGAACGCGAACTTTGGCGCAGATCTCGGAGGAAGTGTACGCATGGAAGGCTAATCTGGTGGCCAAGGAACACGGGGTATAGGAGATGGAGGAGTTAGCctccaagtaatattcgagatgctacaagctCAACAGGCCGCTATTGCTCAGCTTCAAAGTCAGCATAGAACTCCGAGTGTGATCGAGCCAGAAATCACTCGTCGTATCGAGCCAGTGCCAGAAAGGACGAGCAGTAATGGATCAGGGACTGATACTACAATTATGAAAATTATCGAGGAGCTCACTAAAAGAATCGATTCGAGAGAAAATAATATCGAAGATAATGACCAAAAGGTGGAGACGTACAACTCCCGAGTTGAtcagataccgggggcacccccgatcTTAAAGGGCTTGGATTCAAAAAAGTTTGTGTAGAAGCCTTTTCCTCAGAGTGCGGCCTCGAAgaccattccaaagaagttcataTGCCAGATATACCTATATACAATGGGACCACCAATCCTAATGAACATATCACTATGTACACGGGCGGGATAAAAGGGAATGACTTAaaagacgatgagatcgagtccattttgttgaagaaatttggggaaactctatcaaagggagcaatgatttggtatcacaacttgccactGAACTCCATCgattcatttgccatgttagCAAATTCTATTGTGAAGGCACACGCTGGGGCCATAAAAGTTGCAACGAGAAAATCGGACGTTTTCAAGATAAGACAAAGGGATAACAAAATGCTGAGGGAGTTCGTGTACCAATTTCAAATAGAGAGAATGGAGTTACCGGTTATGGATGATTGGGCCATTCAAGCTTTCACACAAGGGTTGAACGAGCGGAGTTCGATAGTGTCACGACAATTGAAGCAAAATCTAATTAAGTATCCAGCTGTAACTTGGGCAGATGTGCATAATCattatcaatcgaagatcagggtcgaggacgaccagctgggagcccctttGGGTTCATTTCATCCAAACAGATTAGCAGTTAAAGCCCCTAAGGATACCGACAGGGAACCGAGGTTGAATAGAGAACGATATCAGTAATATGTCGCAGATTGAAGAAACAATGGATCGGGGTGCAATCCTCCTCGGAATGATAGAAGAAATAATCGAGGGCAAAATTCCTGAGGACTTATGAGTAAGAATGATTTTGATAAATATACCGATTCCACAGAAGCATCTCGGTCATTGGAGTATAATTTCAGTGTCGATGCATTAGGGATTGTATCGGCTATCGGGAggatcaaagacaccaggtggcctaGACCTATACAAATCGATCCTTCTCATAGAAACCCCAACttgatgtgtaaatatcatggTACACATGGCCATAGGACCAAGGACTGCAGACAACTGATGGAGGAGGTAGCTCAATTGTTCAACGAGGGCCATCTTCGAGAATTTctcagtgatcgagctaagaatcacttcagggaAAGAGATTCCAATAGAAAGAATGAGCAGGAATATCCGCATCATGTAATTCATATGATCATCAGCAGGGTCGATGTTCCACAAGGTCCTATATTCAAATGTACCAAGGTGTCGATCACCAAAAAAAAGCAGACTCAGAGTTATGTCCCCGAAAGTATTGTATCATTCGACGACGAAGAAGTGGAGGGCATTTCTCAGCCGCACAACGACTCCCTGGTatttctattttgttaaataaaattcaagttaaatatGTTCTAGTGGATTTAGGTAGCTcaacaaacataatcagatcgagggtcgtagagcagctcGACCTAAGGGACCAAATTGTGCCTGCATCTCGAGTCCTaaacggcttcaacatggcaagagAAGCAATGAATGGGGAGATAATCCTACCAGTAAACGTGGCCAAGACCATCCAAGATACAAAATTCCATGTTATCGAAGGCGACATAAGATATAATGCGctgcttggaaggccatggatccacaacatgaggagAGTACCAtcgacccttcatcaaatgatgaaattcccgacaatGGATGGTGTGAAAATAGTTTATGGGGACCAGCACGTGGCAAAGGAAATGTTCGCAATCGATGATGTGACACTGATATTAGCACCTTCGACCTCAGAAAAATCGAACACCAAAGCTAAACATGTGCCCAAATAGCAAGTACCGTCCCCAGCCTCGATCGAATCGGAGAAACAGgtaattgaagaagaagaagaagaagaagatttccttactcctcgaactGTTGTTGTTCCCGAGGAATAAGATGAAACCAATTCAACGGTCAAGGAGCTCGAACAGGTGATACTGATCGAGTATCTACCCgaacgaaaggtatacctgggaacaaggttaacccccgaactcagaaaaaaactcattcaatttcttatcaataacatagattgttttgcttagtcccatttagacatgacaggtaTCCCACCGAAAATAACAATACACCGGCTGAGCCTCGACCCTAAAtttaaaccggtgaagcaaaagagaaggccccagtCCAAGGTGAAGCATGCATTTATAAAGGATGAGTTaactaaacttcttaaaataaggtGCATATGGGAGGTAAAATATGCATTTATAAAGtatgaggtaactaaacttcttaaaataaggtccattcgggaggtaaaataccctgaatggttagccaatgtagttgcagtccctaaaaagggggaaaacttagaatgtgtgtagattacaaggatttgaacaaggcatgccctaaagacttTTTTCCACTGCCTAATATCGaccgcatgatcgatgccacaacTGGCCATGAGATTCTTACCTTTCTCGACGCCTATTccaggtacaatcaaattcaggtGAACTCGTAAGACCAGGAGAAGACCTTGTTTATCACCAAGTatggaacttattgttacaacgtaatgcccttcgggctaaaaaatgcaggagctacataccaaagcctagttaacaaaatgttcgaggaacatataggtaaatcaatggaagtttacattgacgatatgttagttaagaCCTTgcacgcagaggaccatttgactaatttgcaggaaacattcaaaatcttgaggaagtacaacatgaaacTTAACCCCAAAAAATGTGCCTTCAGGGTCGGCTCAGGCAAATTCCttggcttcatggtatcaaatcgGGGAATTGAAATCAACCCCGATAAGATTATGGCCATTGAGAATATCACCATCGTAGACAGTGTGAAAGTAGTACAAAGGCTAACCGGACGAATGGTTGCCTTGGgccgattcatttcgaggtcgtCAGATCGAAGCCACAGGTTCTTTTCCTTacccaaaaagaaaaatgattttcTATGGACCCCGGAATGTCAACAAGCATTGGAGGAATTGAAGCGGTACTTATTGAGCCCACCTATACTCTACACTTTGAAGGCAGATGAGAAGCTATACTTATACTTGGCTGTGTCCGAAATAGCGGTAAGTGgtgtactagttcgagaagatcaAGGTACACAGTTTCTTGTCTATTACGTAAGTCGAACCTTAGGAGATCCTAAAACTAGATATACACACTTAGAGAAATTggcacttgcattaataagcgcatctagaaagataaagccatatttccagtgtcaccccatatgtgtgttaaccacttatcctctttgaaatgttttgcataagcctGAGTTAttgggccgattggccaaatggtccGTCGAACTTGGCGGGTACGATATTGAATATCAACCCTAAACGgccatcaaatctcaaattttagcTGACTTCATGGCCGATTTTATGCCAACCCTCATACCCGAAGTGGAGAAAGAACTTCTACTAAAATCGGGTACATCATTGGGGTatggaccctctttacggacgatgcctcgaatgtgaaagggtccgaGCTTGGCATCGTTTTGAAGACACCTACAGGTAACACTATTaaacaatctatcaaaacttttaggttgactaataatgaggtcgagtatgaggccatgattgcaagtctcgagctagctaaaaacTTGGAGGCAGAAGTCGTCGAAGCCAAGTGTGATTCTCTGttggtggtgaaccaagtaaacaaaagcttcaaagttcgagaggataagatgtaaaggtatttggacaagccACGGGTAACCTTGCACCGCTTCGAGGGGTAGACTCTAgaccatgtacctcgagaacaaaacaGTGAGGCTGATGCACTTGCAAACTTGGGGTCATCAGTCGATGAAGATGATATTatctcggggactgtcgtccaatTATCGAGATCTGTAGCCGAGGAGGGTCATGCTGAGATAAATTCTACAAGTTTGatttgggattggaggaataagtatgtATTTAAAAAATGGGAAGCTCTTATCGGATCATAAAGAATCAAGGGCTTTACGAACCAAGGTTGCTCGGTTCACATTAGATaaagatggaacattatacagaaggacgttcgatggaccattggcggtatgtttagggccgggggacaccgattatgttttacGAGAGATCCAC
Proteins encoded in this window:
- the LOC138873724 gene encoding uncharacterized protein produces the protein MPDIPIYNGTTNPNEHITMYTGGIKGNDLKDDEIESILLKKFGETLSKGAMIWYHNLPLNSIDSFAMLANSIVKAHAGAIKVATRKSDVFKIRQRDNKMLREFVYQFQIERMELPVMDDWAIQAFTQGLNERSSIVSRQLKQNLIKYPAVTWADVHNHYQSKIRVEDDQLGAPLGSFHPNRLAVKAPKDTDREPRLNRERYQ